From a region of the Candidatus Acidiferrales bacterium genome:
- a CDS encoding alcohol dehydrogenase, translated as MPKMKAAQVTKPGADFEIVEREIPQPPAGHVRIRVRACGICFSDHLTKDGLWPGVTYPRVPGHEVAGEIDEVGPGVTNWEKGQRVGVGWHGKHDGTCLTCRRGDFGNCPSLQVSGISFDGGYAEYMIAPVESLAAMPDSLDAAEAAPLLCAGVTTFNSLRHAGALPGDLIAVQGIGGLGHLGIQFGSKSGYKVAAVGRGSANAPLAKKLGANVYIDSQTANAAEELQKLGGAQVILATAPNSKSMSSLINGLGPNGKMIVLGAAPEPIEVAPIQLISGKKSIQGWSSGIPADSEDTLRFAELTGVRPMVERFPLAKVNEAFARMASGKAEFRVVLTM; from the coding sequence ATGCCAAAAATGAAAGCCGCACAAGTTACGAAGCCTGGCGCGGATTTCGAAATCGTCGAACGCGAGATCCCTCAACCACCAGCAGGACATGTGCGGATTCGCGTGCGCGCTTGTGGGATCTGCTTCAGCGATCATTTGACAAAGGATGGCCTCTGGCCGGGCGTCACGTATCCGCGCGTGCCGGGGCACGAAGTGGCGGGAGAAATCGATGAGGTTGGCCCAGGTGTTACGAATTGGGAAAAAGGGCAACGCGTCGGCGTCGGATGGCACGGCAAGCACGACGGGACATGCTTAACTTGCCGCCGCGGAGATTTCGGCAACTGCCCGAGTCTGCAGGTATCCGGGATCAGCTTCGATGGCGGCTATGCGGAATATATGATTGCACCTGTCGAGTCACTTGCGGCGATGCCGGATAGCCTTGACGCTGCCGAAGCTGCACCGCTGCTGTGCGCGGGCGTCACGACATTCAACTCATTGCGCCACGCCGGCGCACTTCCCGGGGATCTGATTGCCGTGCAAGGAATCGGCGGCCTCGGCCACTTGGGAATCCAATTCGGCAGTAAGTCTGGCTATAAAGTGGCCGCGGTTGGCCGAGGATCCGCGAACGCGCCCCTCGCGAAAAAACTGGGAGCAAACGTGTACATTGATAGCCAAACCGCCAATGCAGCAGAAGAGTTGCAAAAACTTGGCGGCGCACAGGTCATTTTGGCGACGGCGCCAAATTCGAAATCCATGTCTTCGCTGATCAATGGCCTCGGGCCGAACGGCAAGATGATCGTGCTTGGTGCGGCGCCGGAGCCAATCGAGGTTGCGCCGATTCAACTCATCAGCGGAAAGAAAAGCATTCAGGGCTGGTCGTCAGGGATTCCGGCGGACTCGGAAGACACGCTGCGATTCGCGGAATTGACCGGCGTCCGGCCGATGGTTGAGAGATTTCCTCTTGCCAAAGTGAACGAAGCTTTTGCACGAATGGCCAGCGGCAAAGCAGAATTCAGAGTTGTGCTGACAATGTAA
- a CDS encoding sensor domain-containing diguanylate cyclase, giving the protein MPEGESHPTEPVLGGLNRKVPEPKPFHGIERRRNPAVVRHEPIPEGNEVAVFHELGKALTSSLQLDQVLRTIMEKINEVLRPDTWSLLLMDTEKQELYFEIATGEGSDALKDVRIKLGQGIAGWVAQTGEVVVVPDTRTDSRFFSQVDEKTKMQTRSIVAVPVRFRDQCLGVIELINCVGDAGFSPRELALLEALADYAAIAIENARHVQRIHELTITDDCTSLYNARHLNFMLDTEIYRSHRYSYEFSLIFIDLDHFKNVNDTHGHLMGSKLLGEIGNVIKDNCRLIDFAFRYGGDEFVLLLPQTSKENACRVAKRLHGLIRSTTWLKDVGLNVHVTSSVGVASYPVDSADKAGLLHLADEAMYLVKNTTRDRVAAANTGVLPQA; this is encoded by the coding sequence ATGCCCGAAGGTGAATCGCATCCAACCGAACCAGTTCTTGGCGGTCTAAACCGAAAAGTGCCCGAACCCAAACCCTTTCACGGAATCGAACGCCGCCGAAACCCAGCCGTAGTGCGCCACGAACCCATTCCCGAAGGAAACGAAGTTGCCGTCTTCCATGAACTCGGCAAAGCTCTGACTTCTTCTCTGCAACTCGATCAGGTCTTGCGCACGATCATGGAGAAAATCAATGAAGTACTGCGGCCGGACACATGGTCGTTGCTGCTGATGGACACCGAAAAACAGGAACTTTACTTCGAAATCGCCACAGGCGAAGGGTCTGACGCCCTGAAAGACGTGCGAATCAAACTCGGACAGGGAATTGCCGGCTGGGTTGCGCAGACGGGTGAAGTCGTCGTGGTACCGGACACCAGAACGGATTCGCGCTTCTTTTCTCAGGTCGACGAAAAGACAAAGATGCAGACGCGTTCCATTGTGGCCGTGCCGGTGCGTTTCCGCGACCAATGCCTCGGCGTAATCGAGCTGATTAATTGCGTGGGCGATGCCGGCTTCAGCCCGCGAGAGTTGGCTTTGCTTGAGGCGCTTGCCGATTATGCAGCGATCGCTATTGAAAACGCGCGTCACGTCCAGCGCATTCACGAACTCACGATTACGGATGACTGCACGAGTCTTTACAACGCGCGGCATCTCAATTTCATGCTGGACACGGAGATTTATCGATCCCATCGCTACAGCTACGAATTTTCGCTTATTTTCATTGACCTCGACCATTTCAAGAATGTGAACGACACGCACGGGCATTTGATGGGATCGAAACTACTGGGCGAAATCGGCAACGTGATCAAGGACAACTGCCGGCTGATTGATTTCGCGTTTCGCTACGGCGGCGACGAATTCGTGCTGCTTTTGCCGCAGACTTCCAAAGAGAACGCCTGCCGCGTGGCTAAGCGATTGCATGGGTTGATCCGCAGCACAACGTGGCTGAAGGATGTCGGCTTGAATGTGCACGTCACGTCGAGCGTTGGCGTCGCTTCGTATCCCGTCGACTCTGCCGACAAGGCCGGACTTCTGCATTTGGCCGATGAGGCCATGTACCTGGTGAAGAATACAACGCGTGACCGGGTTGCCGCGGCCAATACGGGCGTATTGCCACAAGCCTAA
- a CDS encoding RodZ domain-containing protein, with translation MSPTSHVFGEHLKREREMRGVSLEEVAAATRISIRFLEALENEQWERLPGGIFNRGFIRSVARFLGLDEEGLVAEYALETRERPEIAVWTKEPVRMRPNWFAIVIAILVVAGIVAGAIYGYRRYGPTIRAWHESHPIFRTVLARFSRPKTPVSNGSLNGNTATAPAPVQTPARSTVAPKTESQSPAQTQMTKNLASSSGTAAPSSTAPPAPALSPSSDSASSSGPMELKVEAGETSDVVVLADGKTVFSGTLDALRTLTLRAQTSFTVSSSKSSAVLLELNGRTVPPLGPPGQPGKITLTRDNLKSNLGGPN, from the coding sequence ATGAGCCCTACTTCGCATGTGTTTGGTGAACATTTGAAGCGCGAGCGCGAAATGCGCGGCGTTTCGCTGGAGGAAGTGGCTGCGGCCACGCGCATCAGCATCCGATTCCTCGAAGCCCTGGAAAATGAGCAATGGGAGCGCCTCCCGGGAGGCATCTTCAACCGCGGATTCATCCGCTCTGTCGCCAGATTCCTCGGTTTGGATGAAGAGGGTCTCGTCGCGGAATACGCACTTGAGACGCGCGAGCGGCCGGAGATTGCAGTTTGGACCAAAGAGCCCGTTCGCATGCGGCCGAACTGGTTCGCAATTGTAATCGCAATATTGGTTGTGGCCGGAATAGTCGCGGGTGCTATTTACGGATATCGCCGGTATGGCCCAACCATCCGTGCATGGCACGAGTCCCACCCAATTTTCAGAACCGTTTTGGCGCGTTTCAGTCGTCCGAAAACCCCTGTTTCGAACGGCTCACTGAATGGAAATACAGCTACAGCACCAGCGCCAGTCCAAACTCCGGCGCGCTCGACGGTTGCTCCCAAAACAGAATCTCAATCCCCCGCCCAAACCCAAATGACAAAGAACCTCGCGAGTTCCTCTGGCACTGCTGCTCCGAGTTCGACAGCCCCACCGGCGCCAGCTCTTTCTCCCTCTTCCGATTCCGCATCGAGTTCCGGCCCGATGGAGTTGAAGGTTGAGGCAGGGGAAACGTCGGACGTTGTTGTTCTCGCGGATGGCAAGACAGTTTTTTCCGGCACATTGGATGCTTTGCGCACGTTGACTCTGCGCGCACAGACGAGCTTCACAGTTTCTTCCAGTAAATCCAGCGCCGTTCTTTTGGAACTGAATGGCCGCACAGTTCCGCCGCTTGGCCCTCCCGGACAGCCGGGCAAAATCACGCTCACACGCGACAATCTGAAATCGAATTTGGGAGGCCCCAATTAG
- a CDS encoding amidohydrolase — protein MKWTSFILASLFIAVNLPAQSKRQADLIIAHGTVVTMDAARHIYNPGAVAVRGEAILAVGPEAEIESRYEATKTIDATGEIVMPGLINGHAHAAMSLFRGLGDDLALNDWLQKYIFPAEAKNVTPDFVEWGTRLGILEMLRGGITTYADMYYFEDDVARVTKEAGMRGVLGETFIDFPSPDNKSVPQMIAYTEAYIKHWQGDPLITPAVAPHSIYTCSAKTLQEAAALARKYHVPILIHLAEAPAESAGSRAKCGLSPTAYLESIGFLGPDVTAAHCVWVDAGDMRLLASRHVGCVHNPSSNMKLASGVSPVPDLIAAGVPVGLGTDGAASNNDLDMFEEMDIAAKLQKVARLNPQALPAEEAVAMATINGARALHMGKEIGSLEAGKKADVILIRADAPHATPMYNVYSQLVYALKASDVDATIVDGRVVMEHRRMLTLDEAQILAKAREYAKKIQASLATHAPASKN, from the coding sequence GTGAAATGGACATCATTTATCCTCGCATCGCTTTTCATTGCCGTGAATCTTCCGGCGCAATCGAAACGACAGGCGGATTTGATCATTGCGCACGGGACTGTCGTGACGATGGATGCAGCGCGGCATATATATAACCCGGGCGCCGTGGCCGTGCGCGGGGAAGCGATTCTGGCTGTGGGGCCTGAAGCAGAAATCGAGTCGCGCTACGAAGCAACGAAGACGATTGACGCGACTGGCGAAATCGTGATGCCAGGCCTGATCAACGGGCACGCGCACGCGGCCATGAGTTTGTTTCGCGGGCTTGGCGACGATCTGGCGCTCAATGACTGGCTGCAGAAATACATTTTCCCAGCGGAAGCGAAAAACGTCACGCCGGATTTCGTCGAGTGGGGAACGCGCCTCGGCATTTTGGAGATGCTACGCGGTGGAATCACAACGTACGCGGATATGTATTATTTTGAGGACGATGTCGCGCGCGTAACAAAAGAGGCTGGGATGCGCGGCGTGCTTGGAGAGACGTTCATCGATTTTCCCTCTCCCGATAACAAGTCCGTGCCGCAGATGATTGCTTATACCGAAGCGTACATCAAGCACTGGCAGGGCGATCCGCTGATCACGCCCGCCGTAGCCCCGCATTCCATCTATACGTGTTCGGCGAAGACGCTGCAAGAAGCCGCGGCGCTAGCGCGGAAGTATCATGTGCCGATTTTGATTCATCTCGCGGAGGCGCCAGCGGAAAGCGCTGGAAGCCGTGCGAAATGCGGTCTTTCGCCGACTGCATATCTGGAGAGCATCGGTTTTCTCGGTCCAGATGTCACCGCTGCGCATTGCGTTTGGGTCGATGCCGGAGACATGCGATTGCTGGCGAGCCGACACGTCGGGTGCGTGCACAATCCCTCGAGCAACATGAAATTGGCGAGCGGCGTCAGCCCCGTGCCCGATTTGATCGCAGCAGGCGTTCCCGTGGGGCTCGGAACCGACGGAGCGGCGAGCAACAACGATCTGGACATGTTTGAAGAAATGGACATTGCCGCGAAATTGCAAAAAGTGGCTCGCTTGAATCCTCAGGCTCTCCCCGCGGAAGAGGCCGTAGCAATGGCGACAATCAACGGAGCGCGAGCGCTGCACATGGGGAAAGAAATCGGTTCGCTCGAAGCGGGGAAAAAAGCGGATGTGATCCTGATTCGTGCGGACGCTCCGCACGCGACGCCCATGTATAACGTATATTCCCAGCTTGTCTACGCGCTGAAAGCCAGCGACGTGGACGCAACGATCGTCGATGGAAGAGTTGTGATGGAACATCGACGAATGCTGACGCTCGATGAAGCGCAAATTCTCGCGAAGGCCCGAGAATACGCGAAAAAGATCCAGGCGTCGCTGGCCACTCACGCTCCCGCGTCCAAAAACTGA
- the cdd gene encoding cytidine deaminase has product MGEEEKLIVAARQAREHAHAPFSEFRVGAAVRTKSGRIFGGCNIENASYGLTLCAERVAIFKAISEGEKDFDAIAVVTDTDKLTPPCGACRQIIWEFCGDVPVVLANLKGKVERERSAKLLPRPFDASHL; this is encoded by the coding sequence ATGGGCGAAGAAGAAAAATTAATCGTGGCGGCGCGCCAGGCGCGCGAACATGCACATGCGCCTTTCTCTGAATTTCGCGTTGGCGCAGCGGTTCGGACGAAATCAGGACGGATTTTCGGCGGGTGCAACATAGAGAACGCGAGTTACGGGCTGACGCTGTGCGCGGAGCGTGTGGCGATTTTCAAGGCAATTTCCGAAGGGGAGAAAGATTTCGACGCGATTGCCGTCGTCACGGACACGGATAAGCTTACGCCACCCTGTGGTGCGTGCCGTCAAATCATTTGGGAATTTTGCGGAGATGTGCCCGTTGTACTGGCGAATTTGAAAGGCAAAGTCGAACGCGAGCGCTCGGCAAAATTGTTGCCGCGGCCGTTTGACGCCTCTCATCTCTAA
- a CDS encoding purine-nucleoside phosphorylase, translated as MSPGSRAKTSQRGEFARAERAAKFIRSKTMLRPKIAIVLGSGLGSFADGLKDATRIPYERIPGFPRSTAIGHAGNLVIGKAAGAAIAVMQGRVHFYEGYSLQGVIFPMRVLGRLGIRAVVLTNAAGGINLNFRRGTFVVLRDHINLQGSNPLIGPNEERFGPRFPDMTEVYKKAYREIAQTEAQRLGLQVSEGVYAALTGPSYETPAEIRYLRSIGADVVGMSTVPEAIAARHMRMNVLGLSCVTNMAAGVLKDPLDHNEVLETGDRVSGQFIALLQAVLPRIAAHMD; from the coding sequence GTGAGCCCAGGATCAAGAGCAAAAACAAGTCAAAGGGGCGAATTCGCGCGCGCGGAACGGGCCGCAAAATTCATTCGCTCGAAAACAATGCTACGGCCGAAAATTGCCATAGTTCTGGGTTCAGGGCTGGGTTCGTTTGCCGACGGTTTGAAAGATGCGACGCGAATTCCATACGAACGCATCCCCGGATTCCCGCGTTCGACGGCGATTGGCCATGCGGGAAACCTCGTCATTGGCAAGGCCGCGGGTGCTGCGATTGCCGTCATGCAGGGACGTGTGCATTTCTACGAAGGATATTCGCTTCAAGGCGTCATTTTTCCGATGCGCGTCCTGGGAAGACTTGGAATTCGCGCGGTGGTCTTGACGAACGCGGCAGGCGGCATCAATCTGAATTTCCGGCGAGGAACATTCGTCGTGCTGCGTGACCATATCAACTTGCAAGGCTCGAATCCGTTGATTGGGCCAAATGAAGAGCGTTTCGGACCACGGTTTCCGGACATGACCGAGGTATACAAGAAAGCCTATCGTGAAATTGCTCAGACGGAAGCGCAACGGCTAGGTTTGCAAGTTTCCGAAGGAGTGTATGCAGCGCTGACTGGACCCAGTTATGAGACGCCAGCGGAGATTCGCTATCTGCGATCGATCGGCGCGGATGTCGTCGGAATGTCCACCGTGCCGGAAGCCATTGCGGCTCGGCATATGAGAATGAATGTGCTTGGCTTGTCGTGCGTGACGAACATGGCTGCAGGAGTGCTTAAAGATCCGCTCGATCACAATGAGGTGCTCGAAACGGGCGATCGCGTCAGCGGACAGTTCATCGCTCTGCTGCAAGCGGTTTTGCCCAGAATCGCCGCGCACATGGATTGA
- a CDS encoding nucleoside transporter C-terminal domain-containing protein: MFHRHWTGILGMATILGLAYLFSTNRRAIRLKTVGWGLALQIGFAFFVLDTEIGRNLFGDIGAAVNKLLDYSYYGSTFVFGELGKKSSHLGMFFAFQVLPTIIFIAALFALLYYYGIMPFIVRQAAKVMTRLMGASGAESLNIAASIFMGQTEAPLTIRPFLPEATRSELMTIMTSGMAHVSGGIMAAYIAFGVDAKHLITAVIMTAPGTLLLSKMLVPETETPITAGRVEIGVIEKDPNALGALSRGTIDGLHLALNVAAMLISFIALIYLCDGILGGLHNWLAPHGLTHFPSSLEQILGWALSPIAWLIGVPWRDAGHIGSLLGTRMVLNELIAYGQLGPMKAMLDPRSFTIATYALCGFANFSSIGIQIGGIGALAPNKRDELARLGLRAMFAGTMANLMSASIVGIMLK, translated from the coding sequence ATGTTTCATCGCCACTGGACCGGCATTCTGGGAATGGCGACAATTCTCGGGCTCGCCTACCTTTTTTCCACGAACCGCCGGGCGATTCGGCTGAAGACTGTCGGCTGGGGCTTAGCGCTGCAAATTGGCTTTGCGTTCTTCGTCCTCGACACGGAGATTGGCCGCAATCTTTTCGGCGACATCGGCGCGGCAGTAAACAAGTTGCTGGATTATTCGTACTACGGATCGACGTTTGTTTTCGGCGAGCTGGGGAAAAAGAGTTCGCACCTCGGCATGTTCTTCGCTTTTCAGGTTCTGCCCACGATTATTTTCATCGCCGCACTTTTTGCTTTGCTCTACTACTACGGAATCATGCCGTTCATCGTGCGGCAAGCGGCGAAAGTGATGACTCGATTGATGGGCGCGAGCGGCGCGGAATCGCTGAATATCGCGGCGAGCATTTTCATGGGGCAGACAGAAGCGCCGCTGACGATTCGTCCGTTCCTGCCGGAAGCCACGCGTTCGGAATTGATGACCATCATGACCAGCGGAATGGCGCACGTTTCCGGCGGAATCATGGCTGCCTACATCGCCTTTGGAGTCGATGCGAAGCATTTGATTACCGCGGTGATCATGACCGCGCCGGGGACGCTGCTGCTTTCGAAAATGCTCGTCCCGGAAACGGAGACGCCGATCACGGCGGGACGCGTGGAAATTGGCGTGATCGAAAAGGATCCGAATGCCCTCGGCGCACTTTCGCGCGGCACGATTGACGGATTGCATCTCGCTTTGAACGTGGCGGCGATGCTGATCTCCTTCATTGCACTCATTTATTTGTGCGACGGAATTCTTGGCGGGCTGCACAACTGGCTCGCCCCGCATGGGCTGACGCATTTTCCCTCGAGCCTCGAACAGATATTGGGCTGGGCACTTTCGCCGATCGCGTGGCTGATCGGCGTGCCCTGGCGCGACGCAGGTCATATCGGTAGCCTGTTGGGAACACGAATGGTATTGAACGAATTGATTGCGTATGGGCAGCTCGGGCCAATGAAAGCTATGCTCGATCCGCGGTCGTTTACGATTGCCACTTACGCGCTGTGCGGTTTTGCGAACTTCAGTTCCATTGGGATTCAGATCGGTGGCATCGGTGCGCTGGCGCCCAACAAAAGAGACGAGCTGGCGCGGCTGGGGCTTCGCGCTATGTTTGCAGGAACGATGGCCAATTTGATGTCGGCGTCCATTGTGGGGATCATGCTGAAGTGA
- a CDS encoding thymidine phosphorylase, whose amino-acid sequence MAGIPPALMRAVDLIRKKRDGGELTRDEINFLVEGAARGTVPDYQLAAWLMAVTCRGMSRAETALLTEAMLRSGEVMDFSALGAAKVDKHSTGGVGDKTSLVVAPVVAAAGLYVPMISGRGLGHTGGTLDKLESIPGFRVNLSLPEFRTSLAACGCAFGGQTPEIAPADKRLYALRDVTGTVESPALICGSIMSKKLAEGIDALVLDVKVGDGAFMKSESEAAALAELLVDTAKGMGKRAVALVTEMGQPLGRKIGNALEVEEALDVLHGRGPDDLRTLCLELAAWMIFLGGRAASVAEGKRLAEEMIASGRARDTFRRVVGQQGGDERVVEDLARLPRARNTEVVRAKNGGFVTRMGCKRIGQASVVLGGGREKMDDTIDPAAGIVLEKKAGDRVQAGEPLCTVHYNAAERLGAALQMLESSFTIGAEAPQRTSLIRQIVGT is encoded by the coding sequence ATGGCTGGCATTCCGCCTGCCCTCATGCGCGCAGTTGATCTGATCCGCAAAAAACGCGACGGCGGGGAACTGACCCGCGACGAAATCAATTTCCTTGTCGAGGGCGCTGCGCGGGGTACTGTGCCCGATTATCAGCTTGCAGCGTGGCTGATGGCGGTGACGTGCCGCGGCATGTCGCGCGCGGAGACCGCTTTGCTCACGGAAGCAATGCTGCGGTCGGGCGAAGTGATGGATTTCTCCGCCCTTGGTGCGGCGAAGGTTGATAAACACTCGACCGGCGGCGTTGGCGACAAAACCTCCTTGGTCGTCGCGCCTGTGGTCGCAGCGGCCGGATTGTATGTGCCCATGATCAGCGGCCGAGGGTTGGGACATACGGGCGGAACTCTGGATAAGCTGGAATCGATTCCGGGATTTCGCGTCAATCTCTCGCTCCCCGAGTTTCGAACATCGCTGGCGGCCTGCGGATGCGCGTTTGGAGGCCAGACGCCAGAAATCGCACCCGCTGATAAACGCCTTTACGCGCTGCGAGATGTTACCGGGACGGTCGAGAGCCCGGCGCTGATCTGTGGGTCCATTATGAGCAAGAAGCTCGCAGAGGGAATTGATGCGCTGGTTCTCGATGTAAAGGTCGGCGACGGCGCGTTCATGAAAAGCGAAAGCGAAGCCGCGGCGCTGGCGGAGTTGCTCGTTGATACGGCAAAAGGCATGGGCAAGCGCGCCGTGGCGCTGGTTACGGAGATGGGTCAGCCTCTTGGGCGAAAAATCGGCAATGCGCTGGAGGTCGAAGAAGCGCTCGATGTTTTGCACGGGCGCGGACCGGACGATCTGCGCACGCTTTGCTTGGAACTCGCGGCTTGGATGATTTTTCTTGGCGGGCGCGCAGCAAGCGTCGCAGAAGGGAAGCGTCTTGCAGAAGAAATGATTGCGAGCGGACGGGCTCGTGATACATTTCGGCGAGTCGTCGGGCAGCAGGGCGGCGATGAGCGCGTCGTGGAGGACCTGGCGCGCCTGCCGCGAGCACGTAATACGGAAGTTGTGCGGGCCAAGAACGGCGGATTTGTGACGCGCATGGGATGCAAAAGAATCGGACAAGCAAGCGTCGTACTGGGCGGCGGACGCGAAAAAATGGACGATACGATCGATCCGGCGGCTGGCATCGTGCTTGAGAAGAAAGCCGGGGATAGGGTTCAGGCAGGCGAGCCGCTTTGCACCGTGCATTACAACGCTGCGGAGCGGCTTGGCGCAGCGCTGCAGATGCTGGAATCGAGCTTCACAATCGGCGCAGAAGCGCCACAGCGAACTTCGCTGATTCGCCAGATCGTGGGCACATAA
- a CDS encoding metallophosphoesterase, producing MSYAHALEQPRRRPNLADPWHRLAGRWHNGGIEQYSLGQSHGMHKLRRLRFRGGFEVTEHRMSLEGLPDAFRGFRIVHLTDIHYGLYFPAEALASLVEMTNELEPDLVAITGDFVTRSRNYIEPVADILSGLRASEGVYAVLGNHDFRVGPEEIASALERHGIDVLRNQHTSLRRRGQRCYLAGIDDFYYRADLPKAMRGIPQGDPTILLSHNPSIIDDAAQMKISLVLSGHTHGGQIRLPLVGCLYGRSEERMRFKKGRDSLGATQIYVSRGIGTVVLPVRYGCPSEIPRLILEPHRELSARLAIADGWHSACPHARS from the coding sequence ATGTCTTACGCTCACGCGCTAGAACAACCGAGGCGGCGTCCTAATTTGGCTGACCCGTGGCACCGGCTGGCCGGCCGGTGGCACAACGGTGGCATCGAGCAATATTCACTGGGCCAGTCGCATGGCATGCACAAGCTGCGGCGCCTGCGGTTTCGCGGCGGATTCGAAGTCACAGAGCACCGTATGAGCCTCGAGGGCCTGCCGGATGCATTCCGCGGTTTCCGCATCGTCCATCTGACAGACATCCACTATGGGTTGTATTTTCCGGCGGAAGCACTGGCCTCGCTCGTGGAGATGACCAACGAGCTGGAGCCGGATTTGGTGGCTATCACCGGAGATTTTGTTACACGGTCGCGCAATTACATCGAGCCAGTTGCAGATATCCTGAGCGGGTTACGGGCCAGTGAAGGCGTCTACGCCGTGCTGGGAAACCACGATTTCCGCGTCGGGCCGGAAGAAATCGCGAGTGCCCTGGAACGACATGGAATTGACGTGCTGCGCAATCAGCACACATCTCTAAGACGCCGGGGACAGCGGTGCTATCTGGCAGGAATCGATGACTTTTATTACCGCGCCGATTTGCCCAAGGCAATGCGCGGGATTCCGCAGGGAGATCCGACGATCCTGCTTTCCCATAATCCGAGCATCATTGATGACGCTGCGCAAATGAAAATCAGCCTGGTGCTCTCTGGACACACCCACGGCGGGCAGATTCGCCTGCCGCTGGTCGGCTGCCTCTACGGACGCTCCGAAGAGCGCATGCGATTCAAGAAGGGGCGCGATTCCCTGGGCGCAACGCAGATTTACGTAAGCCGAGGCATTGGCACGGTAGTCCTGCCGGTGCGTTATGGATGTCCTTCCGAAATTCCTCGACTGATCCTCGAACCGCATCGGGAGCTTTCCGCCCGACTCGCGATTGCTGATGGCTGGCATTCCGCCTGCCCTCATGCGCGCAGTTGA
- a CDS encoding inositol monophosphatase family protein, with protein sequence MSKEGTSAREFLEVAVEAAQRGGAIIAEAMDRPKNVTYKTEVDLVTETDKKSEAAIVEWLRKHFPQHAIIAEEGGISGPDISARYKWYVDPLDGTTNFAHGYPVFAVSIGLFEEGQPLVAAICNPVTRDIFTAMRGGGAHRNERKIHVSNVDKLAKSLVATGFPTHKRVQNPNIDYYWEFTLRSHGVRRAGAAALDLCSVACGHFDGFWEFGLKPWDTAAGILLVQEAGGVVSDFSGRPYTPGGREILASNGLVHEEMRELACKIAAKKSDEGTFVPG encoded by the coding sequence ATGAGCAAAGAAGGCACCAGCGCCAGAGAATTTCTAGAGGTTGCCGTCGAGGCCGCCCAACGCGGCGGAGCAATTATCGCCGAGGCCATGGATCGCCCGAAGAACGTCACATACAAGACCGAAGTGGACCTGGTGACCGAGACGGATAAGAAATCGGAAGCCGCGATCGTCGAATGGCTGCGAAAGCACTTCCCGCAGCATGCGATTATTGCCGAGGAAGGGGGCATCTCCGGTCCCGATATCTCGGCGAGATATAAGTGGTACGTGGACCCGCTCGATGGGACGACCAATTTCGCGCATGGCTATCCGGTTTTTGCGGTATCTATAGGCCTCTTCGAAGAGGGGCAGCCGCTTGTTGCTGCAATTTGCAATCCAGTGACGCGAGACATTTTTACCGCGATGCGTGGCGGGGGAGCCCATCGAAACGAAAGGAAAATTCACGTTTCGAACGTGGACAAGCTCGCGAAAAGCCTCGTGGCCACTGGATTCCCGACGCACAAGCGCGTGCAGAATCCAAATATTGATTACTATTGGGAGTTCACGCTCCGCTCGCATGGCGTGAGGCGCGCCGGCGCGGCGGCGCTGGACCTGTGTTCCGTTGCGTGCGGTCACTTCGATGGCTTCTGGGAGTTTGGGCTAAAGCCGTGGGATACGGCTGCGGGGATTTTGCTGGTACAGGAAGCGGGAGGTGTAGTCTCGGATTTTTCCGGGCGACCGTACACGCCGGGAGGGAGGGAAATCCTCGCATCGAATGGACTGGTACACGAAGAAATGCGCGAACTCGCTTGCAAGATTGCCGCGAAGAAATCGGATGAGGGGACCTTCGTCCCGGGATAG